One region of Oryza glaberrima chromosome 7, OglaRS2, whole genome shotgun sequence genomic DNA includes:
- the LOC127780250 gene encoding NAD(P)H-quinone oxidoreductase subunit 2 A, chloroplastic — translation MPTASDTLATRILDIPFYFSSNEWHLLLEILTILSMILGNLLAITQTSMKRMLAYLSIGQIGYVIIGIIVGDSNDGYASMITYMIFYISMNLGTFACIVLFGLRTGTDNIRDYAGLYTKDPFLALSLTLCLLFLGGLPPLAGFFGKLYLFWCGWQAGLYFLVSIGLLTSVLSIYYYLKIVKLLMTGRNQEITPYMRNYRRSPLRSNNSIELSMTVCVIASTIPGISMNPILAIAQDTLF, via the exons ATGCCGACCGCCTCGGATA CTTTAGCCACGCGAATTCTCGATATTCCTTTTTATTTCTCATCAAACGAATGGCATCTTCTTCTGGAAATCCTAACTATTCTTAGCATGATATTGGGGAATCTCCTTGCTATTACTCAAACAAGCATGAAACGTATGCTTGCATATTTGTCCATAGGGCAAATCGGATATGTAATTATTGGAATAATTGTTGGAGACTCAAATGATGGATATGCAAGCATGATAACTTATATGATTTTCTATATCTCCATGAATCTAGGAACTTTTGCTTGCATTGTATTATTTGGTCTACGTACCGGAACTGATAACATTCGAGATTATGCAGGATTATATACGAAAGATCCTTTTTTGGCTCTCTCTTTAACGCTATGTCTCTTATTCCTAGGAGGCCTTCCTCCACTTGCAGGTTTCTTCGGAAAACTCTATCTATTCTGGTGTGGATGGCAAGCAGGCCTATATTTCTTGGTTTCAATAGGACTCCTTACGAGCGTTCTTTCTATCtactattatctaaaaatagtcAAGCTATTAATGACTGGACGAAACCAAGAAATAACCCCTTATATGCGAAATTATAGAAGATCCCCTTTAAGATCAAACAATTCCATCGAATTGAGTATGACTGTATGTGTGATAGCATCTACTATACCAGGAATATCAATGAACCCCATTCTTGCAATTGCTCAGGATACCCTCTTTTAG